A stretch of DNA from Schistocerca americana isolate TAMUIC-IGC-003095 chromosome 3, iqSchAmer2.1, whole genome shotgun sequence:
AACAGTGCTCCAATGAAAGCAACAGAATAAATGAGAATTTGTTGTATCAATTTGTCAATACAGGAATGCTACCTCCTGTTTTACAGAAATATTCAGTACCttctgaaaatcaataaaaaagtaaataatatatCAAGGAGTTAAAACACTTATAAACTTGCTTGATGGTGTTTCTTATGTACACTACGTGACAGTGCTTGCCTTAATGATATTACTTCCTTTAAAAGTCAATATCATCATTCAATGATAAGGACATTATCACAGTCACACTTGCGTTCTTCATCAGTTACTAGTAGTTCTTGAGGGAGTGGAAGGAAAAGGTGTGGGGAAAATCAGTTATCTTTTTTCATTCATGCAACATGAACTTGAGAATGTCAAAAGCAATAAGAAAATATAGACCAAATCAAGAAAATAAATTCCCACAATGCAGGAAACAATTTTGAAACCAGCATAGTCATATGAATATCtgaataatgtaaataaattgtATATGCACTTTGAAAGATTCATCAAACTGGTATTCTGCAAATAATAAGAACATTATGTTGTACAAATGCTCTGCATATATTTACCTGGCAAATCAGTTTAACAAAGTCAACTGAGCAGAACATGAGATGAATTCTAACAACCTGATACATCTTTATCTTTTAGTGAATTAATGTGTTATGAATATCAGTTACATTggaaatgcagtatttcttgatagaGATGAGCATTTCAGTATTATCCAACCACCACAACTAACAAAAATAGTAAAAAGAGGAAAAAACGCATTCATTGTATAAGGAAGTTATATCATTACCGTAACATACTATGCATTCTATAAATATATTTTACCAACTTTATGACTCATTTTACCAACATTATGACTCATTTTCAACAAGCATAGACAGCACAGTCttctccattgctatcacacagtgACCATTAAATAATgtcagaaaatttcattcttgctGAAGAGCGAATTTTGCACAGATTAAAATTTCATTTGATTCAATCAAAGTAAGCTAAGTTCAAACTGCAAAGGAATCTCTGGATATAAACTGATCTTGTGAATGGATAATTTTAACAAATGATGCAAGTTTTGATGAACCtctataaatacaaagaaaatgggCTGACAGGACAAGCTCTATGTGGCTAGGTTCAAGAGAACAGAAAAATCTTCATACATGCACAAAAACTGGGGAAACAGCATCTTTGAGCTCAAAGTACATAAGGAGAAATTTAGGTTTTGTGTTGTTCTCATGTCAGCAAATGAGGAGCACATGCTGCAAGAATTTCAAAGATAAATGAAAGTGCACACTTATTAAATCAAAAAGAGTGACAGAACACCAggcaaaacaaaaaactaaatggtgcgcaaatattccaatgaagaaaaaGTTCATAATATGACGCTTATTTCAAAGCCATATTTTTCCCGAGACAAACAAAGTCTATATGAGGAACCTGTTAAGGGCCTACTTACAAGCAATGGTTCTCGACTTCTAACAGGAAGTGTAATTGCTTCACTGTGTCGTGACAATATTAATTTAACCTTCCAAATCTAAATAAGTATGACTTATTTATGACAATACACTTTCCACCAATAACAGTTTTGCCTTATATCTTTATGCGGCAAACTGTGTTCATTATATACCTTCTAAGAACATTAAGGTACACAAATAACGACATATATAATTTTCTGCTGGGTGTTTGCTGAAATATACAGAGCTTAACCTGCAGAAGGGCTCAGTCTTTTTAAAAATCCCACTGCCACTATCAGAAGTATTTTGAGAAAACATGATGGATCGTGTACTGGTCTTCCACAAATTAAATGCCAAATGATAACACAATTCAGGAACAGTCAATCACATTTAAAACAAGATGGCAAGTCATTCGTCGAGTGCAATTCCCATTACTATGGAAAAAAAGGGGATATAATTTAAAGATCTCTTTCACATTCCCGGGAGATGGCGTGTGATAAATACTTTGTACTTCCTACTTTATGACAATCAAGGAACATTCTAATGTCAAAACAACAAAGAACACCGTTTTCACCCATAACATTGTGCATGTACTCAAAGCTTTCTCAAATAAATtaaccttaatttttttttcttttttggtcatgtCAGCTCAaccattttcttttgcttttcaGATCTAATTCAAACCTGGCTTGGCAAGAACATTGTCACTGATATTCATATATCGAGTTAACAATTAACATGCAGAAATTACACGAAAATGTACAAGTATTATTCACATGAGATCCGCACAGCAGATCAGTAACTATATAAACATCTCAGTACACTCAACCCATGTTTCCCACTCTTACAAAATAGTTCTCTCTATTACCTCAGACTTTAGAAGTAATTATCATGAGAAACACTTTTTAAACACAGTAACTTGTGTAGCACAGGAATTgaaatttttgtatgtaattccaaaacAGAAGCCTGCTCTTATCCTTAGAGAAAGTGTTTTGTACATACTGCAACTTCATGGCCACTGTCAGCTGCAATCACTGACACACTGATACTTCTAGGTATTAACACAACAGAAATTGTTCAACTATGAACAATTTCAAGATACGAGCTTCCCTTGGGAAGAGATGTATCGGAGCCATGGACCGTATTGAATGAATACGCTCCATACACTCCAGCACCAGAGACAGACGATGTTGCACCACATGCCCACCTTTCTACTCCTGCAATGGATCCACTTGGAACTTGCTTTTCAACTAAGGCCATCTCTGGACTGTCTGATGGCTGTGACATCACTGTCATAAGCTGGTCAGTGGAAGGATTTGAGAGAAGATATTTGAAGAACTCGTACATTGACCAACAGATAGCAGTTGATGGCATCTGATAGAGGACCCTTGCCTGGATTCCTCTGAAATATCCTTTCAGACCACCCAACTTGTATACTGTCCTTATGGCATGAAATAAACCCGATTCTCTCACTGCTACAGGTTGTGTGTTGAGTAATGTCTTGCACACATCAAGTGGTGTCGTTACAGCTGCTGCAACACCACCGGCACAGGCTCCTGACAGCATATGAGCTTTTGGATTGTAGTGTCTTTCTGGGTTAGTTAAACTTTGGGCAAATTCATATATAATGAAATGAATACTCTGAAATGGGATATTCATTGTCAGTTGCGTGGTGTATGAACGGTAGAATGCTCTGAGCCCTTCTGCACGATATACTTTTACCATACAATCTAGGCATGATTTATATGGTGAGTTGTACATTTGCAGTCTTTGTTTGACAACTGAAAACAACACAGTTCAAAATAGTGGCACAGGTGGTACATTACATGTGCAGTATTTGATGCGTTGCGAAGCGGTCGGAGTTCCGATGTTTGACAGCAgagcatgaaaaagaaaaaaaaattttacattagaAACAGGTCTTCATATTGATGAGACATACTAAGTACAGGCACTTCATTAAAATATAACAATTCTACCACCATACTGCGTAATGGTGTAACAACAAATACAATTATTTACAAATGGACCAAATAAAAGTAGAGTGAATTAATTCACACCTCATTCTTTTCCAAATGTTTCAGCAGACAAGAATACAGAGAAGTGCTTATAGAAAGTTCACCTGATGGTTTTCCTCATCCACTTTACCTTAAGTACTTCTGTCACACTCAACAATTTTACAGTGTTGTCTAAAACCACCACTTACTAACTCTCAAGCTTTTGTAACGCCGTTTTAGACATTTAATCAATAGACCACTTCATTTCCACTGAAACTTCTAATTTATTGTGCTGCTCAAGTGACCGgggttcacttcaagattacttggTAAGACTGTAACCACGTGCTCTAGACAGTAGATAACAAAGACACTTGCGAAATGCAATGGAATTGATCAGAAGAAAATAATTCACAAAAATTCATACTGACACACAAAAACTTATTGTATTTCTCTATGATGAGTTTTTCCAAGTTTCTctactttcataaaaaaaaatggttcaaatggctctgagcactatgggacttaacttctgagatcatcagtcccctagaacttagaactacttaaacctaactaacctaaggacaccacagacatccatacccgaggcaggattcgaaccagcgaccgtagcaatcgtgcggttccagactgtagtgcctaaaaccccttggccactccggccggcttctactTTCCTAAGTTCCCTAGACAACCAGATCTTCCTTGCTACACCCatgaatggaacacagaaataaacAAAGGTATAAAGTAGGCTCGGCTCTGCTCTGCACAGTATGATGCACTTCTATGTAAATACACTACATTGCTACAAGCACATTCAACACTTACATGGCATACACACGCCTGAACACGCCCCATTTTTTCAGTAACTTGTTTAAAAGAGTTTTACAGAGGAAGCACAAATAGTTTTACAAAAGCAGTATGATCAAGCACTTGATAACACTAAAAGAATCCACATTTACTAAATTTCAATGACATTTCTTTACTTCATGTGGTTAATCTATTAATGTCAAGAGATATTTATCTGCAATGACAAACTGTGTATCCATGCCCTAAACTTTCTGCAAACATAATAAACCACTGACTGTCAAACTTCTGGATTTGTAGTTGATTCAAAATTACTGTGGCACCACCCACAGATCTGTGCAGGACCTACTAAATTGATCACAAGTCATTATTTTTATGAAAACTTCATGCATGTGTAACAAACCCTATTGCCTGGCTATAAAAAATTTCCACTGGCAGCACACTGCATACCGTCATGAGGTTGCTCTTCAGACATGAAAAAATGCTTTAAGGTGACATGGTAAGTCTATTAGGCATGTTTCATAGGATGAAATATACTGGGTAACTTCTTCATGATTTGCACTGAGATGCTTGCTGAACGAAAAAGAAAACcgacaacaataataaattaagAGACGTGGTCCACCAATACATGTTATTAGCACCTGACTGACAAAtggattgttaaactaaatagtgtAGCTAGACAGATCTGGAATTTATCAAAACACACATTTACCAGCACACACTGTCATTAATGACACTTTAAagaatgaaatagaaaacttgATTAAAAAGACTTTTTATGAATTAGAAATTCACTGATTGCACATGGGAAGGTCGTAAATGCCTTGCTATCTTTACTCCTACTATTGGTGTGTTACATTGCCGTCAAGCccatttcatctttttacagtgCATTACGTACTTCTAGTCAACCTGTGACATTGACCGACATTGTGATATTACTTGTATGAATAATCTGAAGTTACACAACTGAAAAATACAGATGACAACTGGCATCACTTCTGGTCACTTAGAATACAGGGAATCAAGCCATTTTCATTCTTGCAGAATAGTATCTTATCTGTTCTGCCGTAAGCTCACTGATATTAAATTTATAATTCAATCTGTGCAGCAGGCTAGTTGTTTTTAACTACCAAAATAACATACACCTGGCATGTATAAAATTAAACTGCGGCAATCTCTGTCATGCATTACGCTAAGTATTTGTCAATGATAATACACCAGCATTTTTAAGATCGATGACAAAGTAATTTACACACGCGTACATTAGAATACTAATGTTTCTGCAATTCGATAACATGAAGCACTGCTTCTGCACATACTTTGTGAAAAATTACAGTCTTTTTTTAGTGAAGGacttatttgtatgatgtaatataCAACTACCCATTAAAAACTGCTAAGAAATTCGGCTCTCAGATTTATAGGTTCAGAATAACTTAGTGTCAGTATATTGTCTGCATTCAAACTGAGTGTAAAACACAGGTGCTAGGCAGTGGGTTCTGGCAGCCTTTAAGATACAGATTCAAATACAGCTTCTGTCATGTTTACACACAACCATCTTATTACTGTAACGGCCTCCTCCAGTAGTGTGGGTGCGCTTGTAAACAAACCCACATCTCTTGTTATAATCCTACCACCCCACCCACCCCCTCAAAACAAAAACACACATTAAGGCTTGTCAATCTAAAAAGTCTACGCACCTTCAGCTGGGTTCATCACACCATCGTGCAGGAGCGTCGCAGCCACTCCAGCAGTACCTAAATATTTAGGAATGATTGATGTTATTCAGTGAAATGCAAAAGTAATCACTTTTATATGGTGACAGGCGTTGTAAGACTCACCAACAGCCACGTGACTATTGAAGGGTAATGCCTGTGTGAGAGACTTCTTTACATACTCATACGATGAAAAATATAGCGCATGGGCTGGTCCTGCCCCCATAACAACTGCACTCATTCCTCGAACAGGTCTCAGAACTCCTTCATGTTTCACCATGCGAAATAGTGTTTCACTTATTCCTCTATACGTAGCATTTGGAGTTGGTGACAGGTTTTGCATCCGCGTctacaaatacaaaaatacattcTCTAATTACACGTTTACATTTAGTGTGCTATAGGTAATACATTTCACTGTTACAAACTTTGGGTAACAGCCAAAAAAGATAATTATTCTTTAAACGACTGAGCGGTAACAACGCACAAATCACACTTGTTAGATTCATACCTTTACCGAATCGAGCGGGTACATGACACAATGTTCCATTACACCAGCGACGGCTCCCGCCGTCATATGGGTAGCAACATCATTTGTTGGAAGTGTTTCATAGTCATCAAAGTCCATAATAGTCTTTTTTATAGATAAATAACACTCCTGCGGAACCTGTTGAACTGTCCTTGGCTGTTTGTATTTCGTCAAAATAACTGTCACGCTCTCACACAGACACAACACCACAATTCAGGTCGACACAACCACTCCTCCTCACCAAGAAGTATGCTCTGAGTGGTTCCGTGCAATCGTGGTGAAGTCAGTGCCTGCTAGATATAGTTGCGCATATCCTCATACCGACATCAGGCTCCGAGCGGCCTTTTCAAATATATCGTCCATTCTGCAATTCACTGTTGTATTAAGAAATTATTGAAAATGTTTCTGCTACAATATTTATCACTCGCTCTTAAATATATTAAGCACTCAAATTATAATCAAATGCGCAGACACTGACTGCTGAGCTTCGACATGTCGCACTGAAATATCTGCACACCATGATCTTTGAAACGGTTCGGGAACTAACTACGTGCCGGCAAATTGCGGCATCTTGGAGCGTTAGACTACGTTGAAAACGTATAATAAATGTAGTTGTGAATCACGGCATTTTCCAGGAAACTTACTAAATTTTCCTCACTGTTAATTGAATTAAATTTTCGCAGTTCTATTTCTTCACTGATAGGCActtcaaatattttcaaaacaagtcaTTGCCTTTCCTTCTTACACCGCTGACAC
This window harbors:
- the LOC124605704 gene encoding mitoferrin-1 isoform X2, with translation MDFDDYETLPTNDVATHMTAGAVAGVMEHCVMYPLDSVKTRMQNLSPTPNATYRGISETLFRMVKHEGVLRPVRGMSAVVMGAGPAHALYFSSYEYVKKSLTQALPFNSHVAVGTAGVAATLLHDGVMNPAEVVKQRLQMYNSPYKSCLDCMVKVYRAEGLRAFYRSYTTQLTMNIPFQSIHFIIYEFAQSLTNPERHYNPKAHMLSGACAGGVAAAVTTPLDVCKTLLNTQPVAVRESGLFHAIRTVYKLGGLKGYFRGIQARVLYQMPSTAICWSMYEFFKYLLSNPSTDQLMTVMSQPSDSPEMALVEKQVPSGSIAGVERRQK
- the LOC124605704 gene encoding mitoferrin-1 isoform X1, which produces MDFDDYETLPTNDVATHMTAGAVAGVMEHCVMYPLDSVKTRMQNLSPTPNATYRGISETLFRMVKHEGVLRPVRGMSAVVMGAGPAHALYFSSYEYVKKSLTQALPFNSHVAVGTAGVAATLLHDGVMNPAEVVKQRLQMYNSPYKSCLDCMVKVYRAEGLRAFYRSYTTQLTMNIPFQSIHFIIYEFAQSLTNPERHYNPKAHMLSGACAGGVAAAVTTPLDVCKTLLNTQPVAVRESGLFHAIRTVYKLGGLKGYFRGIQARVLYQMPSTAICWSMYEFFKYLLSNPSTDQLMTVMSQPSDSPEMALVEKQVPSGSIAGVERWACGATSSVSGAGVYGAYSFNTVHGSDTSLPKGSSYLEIVHS